In Chrysemys picta bellii isolate R12L10 chromosome 3, ASM1138683v2, whole genome shotgun sequence, a single genomic region encodes these proteins:
- the LOC135982300 gene encoding uncharacterized protein LOC135982300: MWGDESVLAELRSSKRNGKILEKVSKAMKDRGHNRDAQQCRLKIKELRQAYHKAREANGRSGTEPQTCRFYAELHAMLGGAATTTPTVCYDSVTGETHREAGSGYEEDEDEDNVDSSQQQGSGETGFPNSQDMFITLDLEPVTPELTQGVLPDPEGTQGISAANVSPSQRLVKIRRRKRRTWDDMFTELQMSSHAERAQQNAWRQSMSDYRKAQYEREERWWAESRDEQSK; this comes from the exons atgtggggagatgaatcagtgctagctgaactccgtagcagtaaacgaaatggcaaaatattagaaaaggtctccaaggccatgaaggacagaggccataacagggacgcacagcagtgccgcctgaaaattaaggagctaaggcaagcctaccacaaagccagagaggcaaacggaaggtccgggacagagccgcaaacatgccgcttctacgcggagctgcatgccatgctagggggtgcagccaccactaccccaaccgtgtgctatgactcagtcactggagaaacacacagggaagcgggttcggggtacgaggaagatgaggatgaagataatgtagatagctcacagcagcaaggaagcggagaaaccggtttccccaacagccaggatatgtttatcaccctggacctggagccagtaacccccgaactcacccaaggcgtgctcccagaccctgagggcacacaggggatctctg ctgcaaatgtttctccttcacagaggctagtgaagattagaaggagaaaacggcggacttgggatgacatgttcacggagctccagatgtcctcccacgctgaaagagcacagcagaatgcgtggaggcagtcaatgtcagactacagaaaagcacagtatgaacgagaggagaggtggtgggctgaatcgcgggatgaacagagcaagtga